In one window of Bdellovibrio bacteriovorus DNA:
- the gspC gene encoding type II secretion system protein GspC, giving the protein MISRNPKNQRPPFERLYSYILFAFVGYCIADLAILAYRDRMLPQSAPAARPKPPAADMSVSRGAYNTITTRNMFASNGQIPEPLVDKSKGAEAQKEADPVPSQLPLTLIGTLVHSNPDKSLAAIDVRGKNQVVSYSPGKEIEGMASIIRVERQKVIFRNLNSNRLEYIEMKKDAGKVAFGAGRPAAAGGKEVQSVGNNNFVIKRADLLKYTNDLSSILMQARAVPNREPGTGAINGFRLLDMQPGSIYEQLGLQRMDVIKSVDGTPVDSPAKAMELYNTLKNSPKVSLQIERNGKTETMTYNIQ; this is encoded by the coding sequence GTGATTTCACGTAACCCGAAGAATCAACGCCCCCCTTTTGAAAGATTATATTCCTATATTCTTTTTGCGTTTGTGGGTTATTGCATCGCGGACCTTGCCATTTTGGCTTATCGCGACCGCATGTTGCCTCAATCCGCCCCTGCGGCTCGCCCCAAACCACCGGCAGCTGACATGTCTGTCAGTCGCGGCGCTTACAACACTATTACGACACGCAATATGTTTGCCTCCAACGGACAAATTCCTGAGCCCTTGGTGGATAAGTCCAAAGGTGCCGAAGCGCAGAAAGAAGCCGATCCGGTTCCATCACAATTGCCTCTGACTTTGATTGGCACTTTGGTGCATTCAAATCCGGATAAATCCCTGGCCGCTATTGATGTTCGTGGAAAAAACCAAGTTGTCTCTTACAGTCCTGGAAAAGAAATTGAAGGCATGGCCTCTATTATTCGTGTAGAGCGCCAAAAAGTTATTTTCCGCAATCTCAATTCCAACCGTTTGGAATATATTGAGATGAAAAAAGACGCTGGCAAAGTGGCCTTCGGTGCGGGTCGTCCTGCGGCCGCTGGTGGCAAAGAAGTTCAATCCGTGGGCAATAACAACTTCGTTATCAAACGTGCAGATTTATTGAAATATACGAATGATCTTTCCAGCATCTTGATGCAAGCGCGTGCGGTTCCTAATCGCGAACCCGGCACTGGCGCCATCAATGGCTTCCGTCTTTTAGACATGCAACCAGGAAGTATTTATGAGCAGCTTGGCTTGCAACGCATGGACGTGATTAAATCTGTTGACGGAACTCCTGTCGATAGCCCGGCAAAAGCCATGGAACTCTATAATACATTGAAAAATTCACCGAAAGTGTCTTTGCAAATTGAGCGCAACGGTAAAACGGAGACGATGACTTACAATATTCAATAA
- the gspF gene encoding type II secretion system inner membrane protein GspF — MPIFEYKGLSRDGKNVKGVVDAENLRAARTKLKKDNIYVVDIRDKKKVDPKKKSGARSSAKVGVKELALMTRQLATLIKANIPLVDALTAVSEQVENAALSEAIADCKNMVNEGSPFHKALAKYPNIFTNIYISMVEAGEMSGSLDVILMRLAEFTEAQADLRAKVSSAMTYPIIMMVVTLGLLGFLFVFLIPKMVTVFESAPNLQLPWYTVTLIDASQFVVNYWYLLVGSALILYLLFKNWKNTPAGRNQWDAISLKLPIVGPTVRMVAVSRFTRTLATLLTGGVPMLAALDIVRNVVNNHVLAQAIDEARSNISEGESIAGPLKKSGQFPPIVIHMVNIGEKTGELENMLSQVSDAYDFQVKTKLEGLTSLMGPVVIVMMGFAIGMIVVAVMVPMFEMANIAG, encoded by the coding sequence ATGCCGATTTTTGAATACAAAGGTCTGTCCCGAGACGGAAAAAACGTAAAAGGTGTCGTTGACGCAGAAAATCTGCGTGCGGCGCGCACGAAGCTTAAAAAAGACAATATTTACGTCGTCGATATCCGCGACAAAAAGAAAGTCGATCCTAAAAAGAAATCAGGCGCGAGATCCAGCGCGAAAGTGGGCGTTAAAGAACTGGCGCTTATGACTCGTCAGTTAGCGACGTTAATCAAAGCCAATATTCCTCTCGTGGATGCTCTGACTGCCGTTTCCGAGCAAGTTGAAAATGCGGCTCTATCTGAAGCCATTGCAGATTGCAAAAACATGGTGAATGAAGGCTCCCCGTTTCACAAAGCCTTGGCAAAATATCCCAACATCTTCACAAATATTTATATTTCAATGGTTGAAGCCGGCGAAATGTCAGGAAGTTTGGATGTTATCTTAATGCGTCTTGCGGAATTCACCGAAGCGCAAGCTGATTTGCGTGCGAAAGTCAGTAGTGCCATGACCTACCCGATCATCATGATGGTCGTGACTTTGGGTCTATTGGGCTTCCTTTTTGTGTTCTTGATTCCAAAAATGGTGACTGTCTTTGAATCCGCGCCGAATCTGCAACTTCCTTGGTACACGGTCACTTTGATTGATGCCAGTCAGTTTGTTGTAAACTACTGGTACCTCCTCGTCGGAAGTGCCTTGATTTTGTATCTTCTATTCAAAAACTGGAAAAACACGCCAGCAGGACGCAATCAATGGGATGCGATCTCGTTGAAGCTTCCGATTGTAGGCCCCACTGTTCGCATGGTGGCTGTTTCTCGTTTTACGAGAACTTTGGCGACACTTTTAACCGGTGGCGTTCCAATGCTAGCAGCTTTAGACATCGTTCGTAACGTTGTGAATAACCACGTATTGGCGCAGGCGATTGACGAAGCCCGCTCTAACATTTCTGAGGGTGAATCCATCGCGGGTCCTTTGAAAAAATCGGGTCAATTTCCACCGATCGTAATTCACATGGTGAACATTGGTGAAAAGACCGGTGAACTAGAAAACATGTTGTCACAAGTATCCGACGCCTATGACTTCCAAGTGAAAACAAAGTTGGAAGGCTTAACAAGTCTGATGGGCCCCGTTGTCATCGTTATGATGGGTTTTGCCATCGGCATGATCGTAGTTGCTGTGATGGTGCCTATGTTTGAAATGGCAAACATCGCCGGATAA
- the gspE gene encoding type II secretion system ATPase GspE: MASVDIQTILSKATSLSQDQIRSVLNNPSVVRPVTVGEALAAKEFSTADEVVADLCKELGLDFIRDIPVSDIAVDLIRDLPINYAKQHNVLPYKEESETLIALTSNPVNLKALDDLKVLFGKRVRPLVTTTSRIQDAINKVYEKSTANLSGLDEIEEEDYDLDDPIVDLLEAGEDDAPVIKMVNSLLFRAVKEKASDIHIEPYEKDMVVRFRMDGILFDVFKPPKKLQNAITSRIKVMANLNIAEKRLPQDGRIPLKVGGKDIDIRLSTVPTAHGERLVMRIQDRSSIVLELQQLGFSTENLDRLDDLLARSYGIFLVTGPTGSGKSTTLYGALSKLNKPDVNILTVEDPVEQRIHGIGQVQVNSKIGLTFAAGLRSFLRQDPDIIMVGEIRDLETAELAIQASLTGHLVLSTLHTNDSAGAFPRLIDFGVEPFLIATSIQGVVAQRLVRVLCPHCKAPYEPSDFELQTIGVTREEAKNSHICRAMGCNHCGQKGYSGRTTISELLIVTDDVRSLIMQRKDGNSIKKQAVANGMKTFRDHGVQKVLAGITTIEELASNTQLDI, from the coding sequence ATGGCCTCCGTGGATATTCAAACGATACTGTCTAAAGCGACCTCCCTGTCACAGGACCAAATCCGTTCTGTGCTTAACAATCCCTCGGTGGTGAGACCCGTCACCGTGGGCGAGGCTTTGGCAGCGAAAGAATTTTCCACGGCGGATGAAGTGGTCGCCGATTTGTGTAAGGAATTGGGCTTGGATTTTATCCGCGACATTCCTGTCAGTGATATCGCCGTCGACTTGATCCGTGATCTTCCTATCAACTACGCAAAACAACACAATGTTCTTCCTTACAAGGAAGAGTCCGAGACACTGATTGCTTTGACTAGCAATCCAGTGAATTTAAAAGCACTTGATGATCTGAAGGTTCTTTTCGGTAAACGCGTTCGTCCGCTTGTGACGACGACAAGCCGTATTCAAGATGCGATCAATAAAGTTTACGAAAAAAGCACGGCAAATCTTTCGGGCCTTGATGAAATCGAAGAAGAAGATTACGACCTTGATGATCCTATCGTCGACCTTCTAGAGGCAGGCGAAGATGATGCGCCCGTGATCAAGATGGTGAACAGCCTTCTGTTCCGTGCCGTGAAAGAAAAAGCTTCTGATATCCATATCGAACCTTATGAAAAAGACATGGTCGTGCGCTTTCGCATGGACGGTATTTTGTTCGACGTCTTTAAACCACCTAAGAAACTTCAAAACGCGATCACGTCCCGTATCAAAGTTATGGCGAACTTGAACATCGCGGAAAAGCGTCTGCCGCAAGATGGCCGTATTCCTTTGAAAGTCGGCGGTAAAGATATCGACATCCGTCTTTCAACGGTGCCGACGGCTCACGGCGAGCGTCTGGTGATGCGTATTCAAGATAGATCCAGCATCGTTCTAGAACTTCAACAACTCGGTTTTTCGACAGAGAACTTAGATCGTTTGGATGATCTTTTAGCGCGCTCATACGGAATCTTTCTTGTAACCGGTCCTACGGGTTCCGGTAAGTCGACAACTTTGTATGGCGCTCTTTCAAAATTAAATAAACCTGATGTGAACATCCTGACCGTCGAAGACCCAGTGGAGCAACGTATCCACGGGATTGGCCAGGTGCAAGTGAACTCTAAGATCGGATTAACATTCGCCGCGGGATTAAGATCCTTCCTTCGTCAAGACCCTGACATCATCATGGTCGGTGAGATTCGTGACTTGGAAACTGCCGAACTTGCAATTCAAGCATCGTTAACTGGTCACTTGGTTTTATCTACTTTGCATACGAATGACTCTGCCGGTGCCTTTCCTCGTTTGATCGATTTCGGCGTTGAGCCTTTCTTGATCGCGACCTCCATTCAAGGTGTTGTCGCGCAACGTCTGGTGCGTGTTCTTTGCCCGCACTGTAAAGCACCTTATGAGCCCTCTGACTTTGAATTGCAAACAATCGGCGTCACTCGTGAGGAAGCTAAAAACTCACACATCTGCCGCGCGATGGGTTGTAATCACTGTGGTCAAAAAGGTTACTCAGGCCGTACGACGATCAGTGAGCTTTTGATTGTCACTGACGACGTTCGCTCTTTGATCATGCAACGTAAAGACGGTAACTCGATTAAGAAGCAAGCTGTCGCCAATGGTATGAAAACCTTCCGCGATCACGGGGTCCAAAAGGTCCTTGCGGGAATTACGACTATTGAAGAACTTGCTTCCAACACGCAATTGGATATTTAA
- the gspD gene encoding type II secretion system secretin GspD → MKKTVSIGLASLMTAQLVGPAANAQFEDFPPPPPPPSSDFGDDSGFPPPPANNDAFSAPSLPSSGPSAGGSRGGGNAAGGMDVLSKNARDKFAKAPIEDINSQNFPETIESFDFPNVEITDLIKAIGELTGKNFIIDPGVRGKITITAPSKITVAEAYKAFLSALAINGFTVVPSGSFLKVKSARNAQRDNIETFSGAYYPNSDQMITRIIHLKHISAAQVNRDLRILPSKDGEMNIYEPTNSIIISDYGSNIDRVMKIISQLDVPGFEEQLEVIPIKYAKAKDLADLVDKIVNKGNKTQGSAPGTFSAGVPRFSRSAGASSQQGASFFMAIPDDRTNSIIVVGNKSGIVRIKKLISQLDFKIRPEESGGVYVYHVKNGDAEKLAQTLQGVTKDAAPKPQTGGSLLSPIGAGGQMQAPQEIFGGDVKIVGDKTTNSLIITASKQDYEVVLSLLNKIDTPRDQVFVEAIIMEMSANDGNTWGVGYYKYGDTGYGKVGFNGGLDINSLLSPTGGAGAVIGFGQGDVVEVTDPVSKSTIKIPNLVGFINFLKTTKKANILSTPTLMTLDNQEGELEVGDKVVTGSTTTTPTNGSPITTPTFEDATIKLTLKPYISPATNQIRMEIKQQVSQLSTASTPKAFQDSTQPLAKRSIKTVINVNNGDTAILGGLMKEQDIESISKVPLLGDIPILGWLFKSRTISKDKTNMVVFLTPKIVKNSADTNAITNRTLDERIDFIKAQGGVDPYGKKMDAIHQKARAGLNGSNNAVPAETSQPVIEEE, encoded by the coding sequence ATGAAAAAGACTGTCAGCATAGGACTTGCTTCACTGATGACCGCACAGCTCGTCGGCCCTGCCGCGAATGCGCAGTTTGAGGACTTCCCGCCTCCACCACCGCCTCCGTCTTCGGATTTTGGTGATGATTCAGGCTTTCCTCCTCCACCAGCTAATAATGATGCTTTTTCAGCTCCTTCACTTCCCAGCAGCGGCCCGAGTGCGGGCGGTTCTCGTGGCGGCGGAAATGCCGCGGGCGGAATGGATGTTCTTAGCAAGAATGCTCGTGATAAATTTGCTAAAGCTCCGATTGAAGATATCAACAGTCAAAATTTTCCTGAGACGATTGAGTCTTTCGATTTTCCGAATGTGGAAATCACAGATCTGATCAAGGCCATCGGCGAATTGACAGGTAAGAACTTTATCATCGATCCAGGCGTTCGCGGAAAAATCACGATCACGGCTCCAAGTAAAATCACCGTGGCAGAAGCTTATAAGGCTTTCTTGTCAGCCCTTGCAATCAATGGTTTTACAGTGGTTCCTTCAGGCAGCTTCTTGAAAGTAAAATCCGCAAGAAATGCGCAACGTGATAATATCGAGACATTCTCTGGCGCTTACTATCCGAACAGCGATCAGATGATCACTCGTATCATCCACTTGAAACACATTTCAGCCGCTCAAGTAAATAGAGACCTTCGTATCCTTCCATCTAAAGATGGTGAGATGAATATTTACGAGCCGACAAACTCGATCATCATTTCGGACTACGGTTCTAACATTGATCGCGTGATGAAAATCATCAGTCAGTTGGACGTTCCGGGATTTGAAGAACAACTTGAAGTTATTCCTATTAAGTACGCAAAAGCGAAAGACTTGGCAGACTTGGTAGATAAGATCGTCAATAAAGGGAATAAAACTCAAGGTTCAGCTCCAGGGACATTCTCCGCGGGCGTTCCAAGATTCTCTCGTTCCGCGGGAGCTTCTAGCCAACAAGGTGCGAGTTTCTTTATGGCGATTCCAGATGATCGCACAAACTCGATCATCGTCGTCGGCAATAAATCAGGCATCGTTCGTATTAAAAAATTGATCTCTCAGCTTGATTTCAAAATCCGTCCTGAAGAATCTGGCGGCGTTTACGTATACCACGTGAAAAACGGTGATGCGGAAAAATTGGCGCAAACTCTTCAAGGTGTGACGAAGGATGCAGCTCCAAAACCTCAAACAGGTGGCAGCTTGTTATCTCCTATCGGCGCTGGCGGTCAAATGCAGGCTCCGCAAGAGATCTTCGGTGGCGATGTTAAAATCGTCGGCGATAAAACAACAAACAGCCTTATTATCACAGCGAGCAAGCAAGACTACGAAGTGGTTCTAAGTCTTTTGAACAAAATCGACACTCCTCGTGACCAAGTTTTCGTTGAAGCCATCATCATGGAGATGAGCGCGAACGACGGTAATACTTGGGGCGTGGGTTACTATAAGTACGGTGATACAGGTTATGGTAAAGTCGGCTTCAACGGCGGTCTGGATATCAACAGCTTGCTAAGCCCCACAGGTGGAGCGGGTGCCGTGATCGGCTTCGGTCAAGGTGATGTGGTTGAAGTGACAGATCCTGTTTCTAAATCCACGATCAAGATTCCGAACTTGGTTGGATTCATCAACTTCTTAAAAACGACGAAAAAAGCCAACATCCTTTCAACTCCAACTTTGATGACTTTGGACAATCAAGAGGGTGAACTAGAAGTCGGTGATAAAGTCGTGACAGGCTCAACAACAACGACACCAACAAATGGCTCTCCGATCACAACGCCAACGTTTGAAGATGCGACGATCAAATTGACGCTAAAGCCTTATATCAGCCCAGCGACAAATCAGATCCGCATGGAGATCAAACAACAAGTGTCCCAGCTTTCTACGGCAAGTACTCCGAAGGCGTTCCAAGATTCAACTCAGCCTTTGGCGAAGCGCTCGATCAAAACTGTGATCAACGTAAATAACGGTGACACAGCGATTCTGGGTGGCTTGATGAAAGAACAAGACATTGAATCTATCAGCAAGGTTCCTCTTCTCGGCGACATCCCTATTTTGGGTTGGTTGTTCAAGTCCCGCACGATTTCGAAAGATAAAACGAATATGGTTGTGTTCTTGACTCCGAAAATTGTGAAAAACTCTGCAGATACGAATGCGATTACAAATAGAACGCTGGATGAACGTATTGATTTTATCAAAGCTCAGGGCGGAGTCGATCCTTATGGTAAAAAGATGGATGCGATTCATCAGAAGGCACGTGCGGGCCTCAATGGCAGTAATAACGCCGTCCCTGCTGAAACGTCCCAACCTGTAATTGAAGAGGAATAA
- a CDS encoding methyl-accepting chemotaxis protein, with protein sequence MNVFARVRFFNFLSFGLVIALYICIGSAYYYQKELDTAHTSKFVSIQLAQKMRDDSANLTRTARTFVVTGDEKYEKEYFDIIAVRNGEKARPDGRKVSSTELMKEAGFTDKEFALLAEAQKRSNDLVVTETIAMNAAKGLFQDASGKFTVQKTPDLEMARKLMHDEAYHKFLVTIGEPINQFEKELQARTDGAVDKALRFAQVGMASVALMIIGLSFSMFMSSHALKQGIRLQTEALSKAYGKIRDLVSNLSSSSSDLSAASTESAASLEETVASLEELSSMIKLNADNAKSASELSQTSKRSAEEGSREIASLMTSMNEIATSSKKIEDIINVIDDIAFQTNLLALNAAVEAARAGEQGKGFAVVADAVRALAQRSATSAKEISDLISESVAQVENGQKVADSSHEVLKRIVDSVNKVAALNDEIATASVEQSTGVGQITQAMNQLDQATQTNAASSETISQAASSLNESTEGLTETIVHLETLTGLKKSA encoded by the coding sequence ATGAATGTCTTCGCAAGGGTACGTTTCTTTAACTTCCTGTCTTTTGGTTTGGTAATCGCTCTTTATATCTGTATTGGCAGCGCTTACTACTATCAAAAAGAACTTGATACTGCTCACACGTCTAAATTCGTTTCGATTCAATTAGCACAAAAGATGCGTGATGATTCAGCCAACCTCACTCGCACGGCACGCACCTTTGTCGTGACCGGAGATGAAAAATACGAAAAAGAATATTTCGACATCATCGCCGTTCGTAATGGTGAAAAAGCGCGTCCCGACGGCAGAAAAGTGTCTTCAACGGAGCTGATGAAAGAAGCGGGATTCACAGATAAAGAATTTGCCTTACTGGCAGAGGCGCAAAAGCGCTCTAACGATCTGGTGGTGACCGAGACCATCGCTATGAATGCAGCAAAAGGTCTTTTCCAGGATGCATCTGGGAAATTCACGGTGCAAAAAACTCCCGATTTAGAGATGGCGCGAAAGCTGATGCATGATGAAGCTTATCATAAGTTTCTAGTGACCATCGGGGAGCCTATCAATCAGTTCGAAAAAGAACTTCAAGCACGCACCGATGGCGCTGTGGACAAAGCACTGCGTTTTGCTCAAGTTGGTATGGCCAGTGTGGCTTTGATGATTATCGGTCTTTCTTTTTCGATGTTCATGTCTTCGCACGCCTTAAAGCAAGGGATTCGCTTGCAGACAGAAGCTTTGTCAAAAGCCTATGGAAAGATTCGAGATCTGGTTTCAAATCTGTCTTCTTCAAGTTCCGATCTTTCGGCGGCATCGACAGAGTCCGCAGCGTCATTAGAAGAGACCGTTGCATCCTTAGAAGAATTATCGAGCATGATCAAGCTTAATGCTGACAATGCCAAGTCTGCATCAGAGCTTTCGCAAACGTCAAAACGTTCCGCGGAAGAAGGCTCGCGCGAGATCGCCTCTTTGATGACCTCCATGAATGAAATTGCGACGTCTTCAAAGAAAATCGAAGATATTATCAATGTGATTGACGACATCGCCTTTCAAACAAACTTATTGGCGCTAAACGCCGCCGTTGAAGCCGCTCGTGCTGGCGAGCAAGGGAAGGGGTTTGCGGTTGTTGCCGATGCTGTTCGTGCTTTGGCGCAAAGAAGTGCAACTTCAGCAAAAGAGATCTCGGATCTGATTTCGGAAAGTGTGGCGCAAGTTGAAAACGGGCAGAAGGTGGCAGACTCCAGTCACGAAGTTTTAAAACGCATCGTAGACTCCGTAAATAAAGTGGCGGCGTTGAATGACGAAATCGCGACAGCCAGTGTGGAGCAAAGCACGGGAGTCGGTCAAATCACTCAAGCCATGAATCAATTGGATCAAGCAACGCAAACGAACGCCGCTTCTTCAGAAACCATTTCTCAGGCGGCATCTAGCTTGAATGAGTCAACAGAAGGTTTAACGGAAACCATCGTGCATTTAGAAACTTTGACGGGACTAAAGAAATCCGCTTAG